The genomic stretch GGCGGCCAATGCCGGCCTCAACCACCGGCGGGCCGCCGAGGCCCTGCGGCGGCTGGCCGACGGCGAGCGCAGCCGCCTGGAGACCATGGCGCTGCCGGTGCGGCTGCGCGACGACGGCACGCTCGACACCCGCTCGGCCCTCGACGTGCTCGCCTTCCATCTGGCAGCGATGGACCGACGCCAGGAAGCCGCTGAGGTGCTCCTGGCCGGGCGCCTGCCGGGTGTGGTGGCGGCTGAGCGGCTGAAGCTGGCGGTGGCGCTGCTGGACGAGCTTCCCCTGGCCCAGCGCAACGCCCTCATGGAGATGGCCCTTGATCAGGCCGCCACAGGTGGGGCCTGGGGTCTGGCGGCCCAGCTGCTCGATGATCAGCAGGCCCTGCAGCGGCTCGAGGGGGGGGATCCGGAACCGGCGCGGCAGCGGCGGTTGCGCCTCAGCCGCCGCATTGACGACACCTACGCCGAATGGCTGCTGCGGCGCGATGATCCCTCCGAGGCGGAGCGCAGCAAGGTGCTGGAGCAACGCCTGCGCTCCCCGCGCGACCCTGGAGGCCATGCCCCCTCCGCGGCACAACCGGCCAACCCGGCCCCCCAGGATCCAGTCGTCCCATCAGCCCCCGAGTCCGCCGAACCCATCACCCCATGACCGCCTATCAGCTGGGCCCGCTTCTCTACGAAGGCAAGGCCAAGCGGGTTTTCCGGACCGACCGGCCAGATCTGCTGGCCGTGGAGTTCAAGGACGAGGCCACCGCCTTCAACGCCCTCAAGAAGGCCGAACTGGCGGAGAAGGGCGCCCTGAACTGCCGCATCTCTGCTCTGTTGTTCGAGCACCTCCAGCGCGCGGGGGTGCCCACCCACTACCTGGGGATGCAAGGCCGGCACTGGATGCTGGTGCGGCCGGTGCGGGTGATCCCGCTGGAGGTGGTGATCCGCAACGTGGCGGCCGGATCGCTGTGCAAGCAGATGCCGATCGCGCCGGGTACGCCGCTGGATCCGCCCCTGCTCGATCTGTATTACAAGGACGATGCCTACGCGGATCCATTCCTGAGCGAAGCCCGGCTGGAGCGGCTGGCCCTGGTGACCAGCGAAGAGCGCCAGGAGCTGGAAGCCCTCGCCCGCCGGGTGAACGGGCTGCTGCTGGAGCTGTTCGCCGGCGTCGGCCTGAAGCTGGTGGACTTCAAGCTCGAGCTGGGCTTCACGGCCGAGGGCCAGCTGGTGGTGGCCGATGAGATCAGTCCGGACACCTGCCGCCTCTGGGACCTCGATGTGGACGATGACAAGGATCGGATTCTTGACAAGGATCGGTTCCGCCAGGACCTGGGCGGGGTGATCGAGGCCTATGGGGAGGTCCTCAAACGGGTCCAAGGGGTGATCCAAGGTCCCAGCCTCTACGGGTAAGGTCACGGCAATTTGCGGCCATGCCGCTTTGATTCGGAGAACCATGGGTGTCATCCCCAACGCCCGCACCAGCACTGCCTTCTCCGATGTCGGGCTTCGGTCCATGCCCCTCACCGTCTGGCTGGGGCTGCCTCTGCTGGCTCTGCTGGCGGTTCTGAGTCCCCCGAGGGCCGCTGCCCAGAGCCAGCAACCGGCTGTTGAAGTGGCCCAGGCCGCTGAGCCAGTTCCCGCCACCGGTTCAGAGCCTGGAACTGCTTCAGAGCCGGGCACGGCCGCCCCGGAAGCCGGCGAAGGAACTCCTGAGGCCGGCACTCCCGTTCCTGCACCGGCTGAGACGCCGGCGACGCCTCCCACCGGCGAGCCCCCCAGCTCGGCTAGCCCCGAAAGCCTTGCGCCGGCCAAGCCGGATGAACCGCGGGTTCTGGTCAGTGAGGTGGTGGTTCAGGGCCTCGAGGGTCACCCCGAGCGGGAGCGCCTGGAGCTGGCCGTCTACGACGCCATGGTGGTCCGGCCCGGCAGCCGGGTGACGCGCAGCGAGTTGCAGACGGATCTCTCCGCCATCTATGCCAGCGGCTGGTTCTCGGATGTGCGCATCCAGCCGGTGGATGGTCCCCTCGGGGTGCAGGTGGTGGTCATCGCCACCGCCAACCCGGTGCTGCAGAAGGTTGAGTTCGACGCCGCCAAGGTCAAGCTTCCGCCCACGGTCCTGGCGGACACCTTCGCCGCGGATTACGGCAGGACCCTCAACCTCAACACCCTGCAATCGCGCATGCAGGAGCTGCAGAAGTGGTATTCCGATCAGGGCTACTCCCTGGCGCGGGTCACCGGTCCCAACCGGGTGAGTCCTGATGGCACGGTGCTGCTCACGGTTCGAGAGGGCACCGTCGAGGGGGTGGAGGTTCAGTTCCTCAACAAGGAAGGCTCGGCCACCAACGACAAGGGCGAGCCGATCCGTGGCAAGACCAAGCCATGGGTCGTGAGCCGCGAAATCTCGATCAAGCCTGGGGAGACCTTCAACCGCCGCAACCTCGAGGAGGACATCAAGCGCCTCTACGGCACCGGCCTGTTCGGTGACATCAAAGTGACCCTGCGGCCCGTGCCGGCCAAGCCCGGCGAAGTGGTGATCGTGCTGGGGATCGTCGAGCAGTCGTCGGGATCCCTCTCCGGCGGTCTCGGTTACAGCCAGAGCCAGGGTGTGTTCGGCCAGATTCAGCTGCAGGACAGCAATCTGCTCGGCCGGGCCTGGGACCTGGGGGTCAACTTCACCTATGGCCAGTTCGGAGGCCTCGCCGACATCTCCTTCACGGATCCCTGGATCAAAGGAGATGCGTACCGCACGGCCTTCCGCGCCCGACTGTTTCTCAGCCGCGACGTTCCCCAGATTTTCCAGAGTCAGAACAACGGCAACATCAATACGGTCACCGACTTCTACAAAGCGCCGGGTACCAGCGTTGCGTACAACATCAACAACAACAACAACCCTGAGAGCAAAACCTTCCGCTCGGTCTCCGAAGCCGAATCACAATCTCCCGACAACAGCTGGTTTGATTACGAAGGTAACTCCGTTGCCATTCAGCGCGCTGGCGGCAATATTCAGTTCGTGCGCCCTCTCAACGGCGGTAACCCCTTCAAGCGGGCGCTCTGGAGTGTGGTGCTCGGCCTCAGTGCCCAGGAAGTCAGGCCGATCAACTTCGCCGGCTCAAGCCGACCCTTCGGCGTCAGTACCAATGATTTCAACGGCTCGGATGCTCCAGTCGACGATGTGATCTGCATCGCCTTCAACTGCGCCACCACCAATCAGTTGGTGGCCCTGCGGGTGGCGGCCACCCGCAACACCCTCAACGATCCCCGCAATCCCACATCCGGCTCCTTCCTCAGCGTCGGGACGGAGCAGTACGTCTCTGTGGGGCCAGATTCGCCCACGTTCAACCGCCTGCGCGCCAGTTACAGCTACTTCATTCCAGTCAACTGGCTGAAGTTCTACAAGGGTTGCCGGCCGAAGCCCGGTGAAACTCCCGACTGCAAGCAGACCCTGGCGTTTCAGTTCTCGGCCGGCACCAACATCGGTGATCTGCCTCCCTACGAAGCCTTCTGCCTGGGAGGTTCCAACTCCGTGCGCGGCTATGCCGACTGCGACATGGGCGTGGGACGCAGCTTCGGGGAGGCCACGATCGAATACCGCTTCCCCCTGTTCAGCATCGTCAGCGGAGAGCTGTTTGTGGATGGCGGCACGACCTTCGGCAGCCAGTCGGGAGTGCCGGGAAGTCCGGGCACGCTGCTCGACAAGCCCGGCAGCGGCTTCTCGGTCGGCACCGGTCTGATCGTCACCACACCGGTTGGTCCGCTGCGTCTGGAGGTGGCCAGCGAGGGCTTCACCGGTGACTGGCGCTTCAACCTCGGTGTGGGCTGGAAGTTCTAGTGACCGTCTGGCCCGAGGACTACAGCCAGGCCTGGACCCTGGGGACGTCTGTCGAGCGCACAGGGGTCGGGCTGCACAGCGGCACCTCCTGTCGCGTCCGCCTGCAGCCCAGCGAACGACCCGGTTATTCGGTGGGCTGGCTGGACGCACCGGCACTGGAGGCGGTGGCCCTGCACCCGTCGCAGGTGAGCGACACCCGCCTGTGCACGGCCCTGCGGCTGGATCAGCGCCGGCTGGCCACGGTGGAGCATCTGCTGGCGGCCCTGGCCGGCACCGGCCTCTCCCATGTGGAGCTGCTGGTGGAGGGTGAGGAGATCCCCTTGCTCGACGGGTCTGCTCTGCCCTGGGTGGAGGCGATCGCCGCAGCGGGTCTGCGACACCTGGGTCCCCGGGAGCCTCTCCGGCCTCTGGACGCTCCGATCACCCTGCAGCAGGGCCAGAGCTTCGCCACGGCCCTTCCCAGTGACACGCCAAGGATCGGTGCCGCGATCGAATTCAGCCAGCCCGCCATCGGCCGCCAGGTCTACTCGCTTGAGCTCACCCCTTCCTCCTTCGTGGAGCAGATCGCGCCAGCCCGCACCTTCGGCTTCCGGGATCAGATCGATCAGCTCCGGGCCGCCGGCCTGATCCGGGGCGGAGATCTGGAGAGTGCCCTGGTCTGTGATGGGGATCACTGGCTCAATCCCCCCCTGCGGTTCCCCCAGGAACCGGTGCGCCATAAGCTCTTGGACCTGCTGGGGGACCTGGCGCTGGCGGGCTTGCCCCAGGCCCAGGTCTTCGCCTTCCGTGGATCCCACGGGCTGCACACTGCCCTGGCAGCGGCCCTGGCCGCTCCATCCCGCTCGACCTGAAGCCCGTTGTCCGTTACTCCCGCTGGCGCTCCCCTGCTCACCTCCGAGCAGATCCTCAACCTCCTGCCCCACCGTTATCCCTTCGCGCTCGTGGACCGCGTGATCGAGTACGAACCAGGTAAGCGAGCTGTTGCCCTCAAGAACGTCACCCTCAACGAGCCCCAGTTCCAGGGTCATTTCCCTGGCCGCCCTCTGATGCCCGGTGTGCTGATCGTGGAGGCCATGGCCCAGGTGGGTGGTCTGATCGTCACTCAGATGCCGGAGTTGCCCAAGGGGTTGTTCGTGTTCGCCGGCATCGACGGGGTGCGCTTCCGCCGGCCGGTGGTGCCTGGTGATCAGTTGCGCATCAGCTGCGAACTGCTCGGTCTCAAACGCAAGCGCTTCGGCAAAGTGAGGGCTGAAGTCACTGTGGACGGAGACCTGGTCTGCTCCGGGGAACTCATGTTCTCCCTGGTTGACTGAGGCCATGACCAGCACAGCCGTGGAAACCACGATTCACCCCACCGCGGTGGTCGACAGCCGCGCTCAGCTCGGCCAGGGTGTTCAGATCGGTCCCTTCGCCGTGATCGGTCCTGACGTGCAGCTCGGCGCCGGCTGCCAGATCGGTCCCCATGTGGTGATCGATGGCCGCGTGACGATGGGCTCCGGTAACCGCATTTTCCCCGGCGCCTGCATCGGCCTTGAGCCCCAGGACCTCAAGTACGGCGGTGCCCCCACCGAGGTGGTGATGGGCGACGACAACACGATCCGCGAGTGCGTCACGATCAACCGGGCCACGGCCGACGGTGAGCAGACCCGCCTGGGCAGCGGCAATCTGCTGATGGCCTACAGCCATGTCGGCCACAACTGCCTGCTGGGCGACCGGATCGTGGTGGCCAACAGCGTGGCGATCGCCGGCCATGTGGTGATCGGCGACCGGGCGGTGATCGGCGGAGTGCTCGGCATCCACCAGTTCGTGCACATCGGCAAGCTGGCGATGGTGGGGGGCATGAGCCGCATCGACCGCGATGTTCCCCCGTTCGCGATCGTCGAGGGGCACCCAGGCCGCCTGCGCGGTCTCAACCGGATCGGGCTCAAGCGCAATGGCCTGGTCGACCGGGAGGGTGGAGCCGAGCTCAAGCAACTCCTGGAGGTGTGGAACCGTCTCTACCGCAGCCATGAGGTGCTGGCTGAAGCCCTCGCCCACATCCGAGCCGAAACCCTTCTGCCGGCCTCCGAAGAACTCTGCAGCTTCCTCGAGGCCTCGATCGCCCCAGGACGCCGTGGTCCCCTGCCCCACCAGCGCTGATGGTGCGGCTGCTGATCAGCACCGGTGAGGTGTCGGGGGATCTTCAGGGCGGCCTTCTGATCAAGGCCCTCCACGCCGAAGCCCAGCGACGTGATCTTCCTCTCCAGATCGATGCCCTCGGTGGCGAGCGCATGCGCCAGGCCGGTTCCCATCTTCTGGCCAACACCGCTCCGATGGGGGCGATCGGACTCTGGGAGGCTCTGCCCCTGGTGCTGCCCACCCTGCGGTTGCAGCGGCGGGTGGGCCGCTGGCTCTCCTGCTGTCCTCCCGACGCGGTGGTGCTGATCGACTACATGGGGG from Synechococcus sp. CBW1107 encodes the following:
- a CDS encoding BamA/TamA family outer membrane protein, with the protein product MPLTVWLGLPLLALLAVLSPPRAAAQSQQPAVEVAQAAEPVPATGSEPGTASEPGTAAPEAGEGTPEAGTPVPAPAETPATPPTGEPPSSASPESLAPAKPDEPRVLVSEVVVQGLEGHPERERLELAVYDAMVVRPGSRVTRSELQTDLSAIYASGWFSDVRIQPVDGPLGVQVVVIATANPVLQKVEFDAAKVKLPPTVLADTFAADYGRTLNLNTLQSRMQELQKWYSDQGYSLARVTGPNRVSPDGTVLLTVREGTVEGVEVQFLNKEGSATNDKGEPIRGKTKPWVVSREISIKPGETFNRRNLEEDIKRLYGTGLFGDIKVTLRPVPAKPGEVVIVLGIVEQSSGSLSGGLGYSQSQGVFGQIQLQDSNLLGRAWDLGVNFTYGQFGGLADISFTDPWIKGDAYRTAFRARLFLSRDVPQIFQSQNNGNINTVTDFYKAPGTSVAYNINNNNNPESKTFRSVSEAESQSPDNSWFDYEGNSVAIQRAGGNIQFVRPLNGGNPFKRALWSVVLGLSAQEVRPINFAGSSRPFGVSTNDFNGSDAPVDDVICIAFNCATTNQLVALRVAATRNTLNDPRNPTSGSFLSVGTEQYVSVGPDSPTFNRLRASYSYFIPVNWLKFYKGCRPKPGETPDCKQTLAFQFSAGTNIGDLPPYEAFCLGGSNSVRGYADCDMGVGRSFGEATIEYRFPLFSIVSGELFVDGGTTFGSQSGVPGSPGTLLDKPGSGFSVGTGLIVTTPVGPLRLEVASEGFTGDWRFNLGVGWKF
- the purC gene encoding phosphoribosylaminoimidazolesuccinocarboxamide synthase — encoded protein: MTAYQLGPLLYEGKAKRVFRTDRPDLLAVEFKDEATAFNALKKAELAEKGALNCRISALLFEHLQRAGVPTHYLGMQGRHWMLVRPVRVIPLEVVIRNVAAGSLCKQMPIAPGTPLDPPLLDLYYKDDAYADPFLSEARLERLALVTSEERQELEALARRVNGLLLELFAGVGLKLVDFKLELGFTAEGQLVVADEISPDTCRLWDLDVDDDKDRILDKDRFRQDLGGVIEAYGEVLKRVQGVIQGPSLYG
- the fabZ gene encoding 3-hydroxyacyl-ACP dehydratase FabZ translates to MSVTPAGAPLLTSEQILNLLPHRYPFALVDRVIEYEPGKRAVALKNVTLNEPQFQGHFPGRPLMPGVLIVEAMAQVGGLIVTQMPELPKGLFVFAGIDGVRFRRPVVPGDQLRISCELLGLKRKRFGKVRAEVTVDGDLVCSGELMFSLVD
- the lpxC gene encoding UDP-3-O-acyl-N-acetylglucosamine deacetylase; the protein is MTVWPEDYSQAWTLGTSVERTGVGLHSGTSCRVRLQPSERPGYSVGWLDAPALEAVALHPSQVSDTRLCTALRLDQRRLATVEHLLAALAGTGLSHVELLVEGEEIPLLDGSALPWVEAIAAAGLRHLGPREPLRPLDAPITLQQGQSFATALPSDTPRIGAAIEFSQPAIGRQVYSLELTPSSFVEQIAPARTFGFRDQIDQLRAAGLIRGGDLESALVCDGDHWLNPPLRFPQEPVRHKLLDLLGDLALAGLPQAQVFAFRGSHGLHTALAAALAAPSRST
- the lpxA gene encoding acyl-ACP--UDP-N-acetylglucosamine O-acyltransferase; this translates as MTSTAVETTIHPTAVVDSRAQLGQGVQIGPFAVIGPDVQLGAGCQIGPHVVIDGRVTMGSGNRIFPGACIGLEPQDLKYGGAPTEVVMGDDNTIRECVTINRATADGEQTRLGSGNLLMAYSHVGHNCLLGDRIVVANSVAIAGHVVIGDRAVIGGVLGIHQFVHIGKLAMVGGMSRIDRDVPPFAIVEGHPGRLRGLNRIGLKRNGLVDREGGAELKQLLEVWNRLYRSHEVLAEALAHIRAETLLPASEELCSFLEASIAPGRRGPLPHQR